A window from Cryobacterium sp. SO1 encodes these proteins:
- a CDS encoding PadR family transcriptional regulator — protein sequence MTVRQTLLSILSLEPCYGHQLRAEFVRRTGGVWPINIGQIHTTLDRLERDGLVQKGNTDSLGRAYFSILDAGRDVVNDWLSIPSVKPQFERNELVMKLAVASTLPGVDVSEVISAQRGASLTALQNATRSREHVLRPTSPEDVAFLMIADSAIEHAAAEIRWLDLAEQRLSEATAGGFMTALPVTSTTPGRGRPANSRSGQPS from the coding sequence ATGACCGTGCGCCAGACGCTTCTTTCCATCCTCTCGTTGGAGCCTTGTTACGGCCATCAGTTGAGAGCAGAGTTCGTTCGTCGCACGGGCGGGGTGTGGCCGATAAACATCGGCCAAATTCACACCACGTTGGACCGCCTTGAACGCGATGGTCTCGTGCAGAAGGGCAACACTGACAGCCTGGGGCGGGCGTATTTCTCGATCCTTGACGCCGGCCGGGACGTCGTCAACGACTGGCTGAGCATCCCATCGGTGAAGCCGCAGTTTGAGCGCAACGAGCTGGTGATGAAGCTTGCTGTCGCGTCAACGCTTCCGGGCGTCGACGTATCCGAGGTCATTAGCGCCCAACGTGGTGCGAGCCTGACTGCCCTGCAGAACGCGACCAGATCTCGCGAGCACGTGCTGCGCCCAACCTCCCCCGAGGATGTGGCGTTTTTGATGATTGCGGATTCAGCCATTGAACACGCTGCGGCCGAGATTCGGTGGCTTGATCTCGCCGAGCAACGCTTGAGCGAAGCAACGGCTGGCGGATTTATGACCGCACTGCCAGTCACCTCGACGACACCGGGTCGGGGCCGCCCCGCGAATTCGCGGTCTGGACAACCATCATGA
- a CDS encoding ABC transporter ATP-binding protein: protein MTEVLLQLTDITKTYGQGENAVDALRGVNLIVAAHELVAVMGASGSGKSSLLLIAGGLMAPTSGSAAVAGTPLDELNPNALAALRRRSIGYIFQDYNLLPSLTALENAMLPLELDGWSTKRARHVGIAALASVDLAGLEASFPDELSGGQRQRVAIARAVVGDRRLILADEPTGALDSRSSENVMRMLRQRIDAGAAGIIVTHDAKQAAWADRIVELRDGRIAHETSRDLPESLLPLGNR from the coding sequence ATGACCGAGGTGCTTCTCCAGCTCACCGACATCACAAAGACCTATGGGCAGGGTGAGAACGCTGTCGACGCGCTCAGGGGCGTCAACCTGATCGTCGCCGCCCACGAGCTCGTCGCTGTCATGGGCGCATCGGGCTCAGGAAAGTCGAGCCTCCTGCTCATCGCAGGCGGGCTCATGGCTCCCACAAGCGGCTCGGCGGCTGTGGCAGGCACACCGCTAGACGAACTGAATCCGAATGCCTTGGCGGCTCTCAGGCGGCGATCCATCGGTTACATATTTCAGGACTACAACCTGCTGCCCTCCCTGACCGCGCTGGAGAACGCGATGCTTCCGCTCGAGCTCGACGGGTGGAGCACTAAGCGCGCACGCCACGTCGGTATTGCGGCGCTAGCTTCGGTCGACCTCGCCGGGCTGGAGGCATCGTTCCCCGACGAGCTTTCCGGTGGACAACGCCAACGGGTAGCGATCGCACGAGCAGTGGTCGGCGACCGCCGACTCATCCTCGCCGACGAGCCCACCGGCGCTTTGGACTCGCGCTCAAGTGAGAACGTGATGCGAATGCTTCGCCAGAGGATCGATGCAGGCGCGGCCGGGATTATCGTGACCCACGACGCGAAGCAGGCCGCATGGGCAGATCGAATCGTAGAGCTACGAGACGGGCGCATCGCCCACGAGACCAGTCGTGATCTGCCTGAGTCCCTTCTTCCTTTAGGCAACCGGTGA